The Elaeis guineensis isolate ETL-2024a chromosome 11, EG11, whole genome shotgun sequence genomic interval CATCCTATTTCTTCCAATTTACAATATCTTTTGCAGGCTGATGCTTGGGGTATTTCTTATTATCGAGATTGACATGATTTGCTGGTTACCTTATTATATCCTCTATCTTCATCTCTCTCCACCACAGGCCTTTTTAGGAACTACTGTCCTATTACTACAGAAATATCTGTTACCATTATCAAAGGATAATTTTGGAATGCTGGTTATCCTATTCTATTGTTGTTCCTCTCTTCTGCAGGTTCGAATGTATTTATAGCTAAgggttttaaaaattaaaaaaaagtaaaTGATGGAAAAAGACGTCCTTAATCACattggagaggatccttgcttaCCGCATAATAATGCTCTAAAGTCTTGTgctgatttaatgaatcaatctaGACATATAGATAAAATTATGCAAGCTCAGTGTTCTGaacaaattcaaaataataaattatgaGTCAAAACTTCTATTGATGTTGTTCGTTGGCTTGCATTCCAAGGTTGCACTtttagatatcatgatgagaCTAGTAGCTCAAAAAATCAAGAAAACTTTCTTGAGATGATTAGTCTTTTAGCCTCATATAATGATAAAATTGCAAATCTTGTTTTAGAAAATGCACATGTTGTAGCTAAGTATAATTCACATGAGATGCAAAAAGAGATTTTGCATATTCTTACAAATAAAGTGTGTATTAAGGTTtgtgaggatgttgaagattttaaattttatattattattgatgAGGCTTGCGATGAGTCTAAAAAGGAGCAAATGGCTTTAATTTTAAGATTTGTTGATAATGATGGCTTGATAAGAGAACGTTTTTTTGATATTGCTCATATCactggtacatctgcattgactCTTAAGAACAAAGTATCTTCTATTCTTTTTCATCATTGTCTTGATATTCAAAACATACATGGTTATGGATATGATGGAGCTAGTAACATGCGTGGTGAATAGAAAGGATTACAAGCTTTTTTCTTGATGATTATCTTTATGCATATAATGTGCATTGTTTTGCTCATAGGCTATAGTTGGCTTTGGTTGCAACATTTAGAGAGATAATTTCTGTCCACGAGTTCTTTTCATATTtaacttttattatcaatattgTTGGCTCTTCATGTAAGCGACATGATGAATTATAAGCTTCTCAAGTAGCTGAAATTGCATATATGTTGGCTATTAATGAACTTGAAATTGGTAGAGGTGCTAATCAAATTGACACTTTAAAATGAACTATTTACTCATTAGGGAtcttatttttattctatttatagtCTTATAAATATGTTTGGTGTAATTTGTTCTGTgcttaaaattttaaagtaaGATGGATCTATTTATGCTCAATAGGGGGATGCTAATACAGCTCTTAAAATGATTATatcttttgaatttatttttagtttacatatgatgaaagaaattatggGTATTACTGATATTCTTTGTCATGCTTTACAACAAAAATCCTAAGATATTTTGAATGCTATGTATTTAGTTTCAAGCATAAAAATCCTCATTCAAAAACTTAAAGAAGATGgttggaataatttttttaatagtattatattattttctaaaaaatatgatattgatATTCTTAATTTAGATGCtcaatatattaaaaatagaGATCGTTGCCAACGAGATCATATCATTGTAAAACACCATTATCATTTTGATATATTCAATGCTATTATTGATTTTCAATTGCAGGAATTGAACAATAAGATTAGTGAGCAGATTATTGAACTTTTGAATCTCAGCTCTATTTTAGATCCAAGGGATGGTTATAAATTCTTTAATATTAATGATATTGTAATCTTATAGAAAAATATTATCCTCTTGATTTTACTGATCAAGAGAAAGTTGTTGTGCTCGTCTCAATATTAGAGACTTATTATGGCCACATGTGACctaatcattaaaaataattcaaaataattaagatgataataaataattaaaatacttttaaaataAAGACATACTTTAGTCAAATTAAGGACTCCACTACAGTTATGATTCCTTGATGGATAGGAATTTGTGTTAATCTAAAAGAATCCCTAATCTAGCTTATAAATGTAGCCTATGACTTTCCATCAATAATAGGCATTGAGATCCTCTAGGTGTAGACTAAAAGAGCTCTTTTATAGTATTTTTTTGTTGGATAGAAGTGTGGTAGATCCACCTAGTAGATTGATTTTCTAATATTTTTGCAACATTTTTCATCTCTAATTAATCTTTGGGCTTAAACAACAATGGCTGTAGGTATGTAATTTCTGCATCAAAATACAAAAATATGTTTGAGATTCTAattgaaatattttgattttgagaaaGTACATTATccatagtttcaaattttatcatttctctcataattatatcaaagattaGCAAAAATAGAAAAGTTGAAGATTTTTTATCTCATTGATAGATTAGTTCATCTTATTTTAATTCCTCCAGTGTCTACAGCAACAAATGAAAGAGCATTTTCAACTATGAAAATAATTAAAACACGACTTTATGATAAAAATGGAAGATAAATGTCTAGCAGATaacttagttatttatataaaaaaaaatactaaaatttttagCTCAGATTCAATATTTGATGATTTTGTGGATCTAAAAGAACATCGCGTATAATTcagataaagatatttttttatttttatttatttatttagatactaaaataaaatttttgtttgttATATGTAGCATAAGCATCAATGTGGAATGATTATTGAAATTTTTACACAATCAAAATCATTTTACAGATGAcgtaagataatatttttttacttatctttatttatacataaaattaaatatttattaatattattataatatttttagatatatatatatctttatattattatttattataaaatattttatttaaaaattattaataaattattacttTGGCCCTGCCCCCCACCCCGCCTTGCTGGCATCCTTCTCTTCAAGGATATGAGGTTCAAGCCTGGCTGTTTTGGTTGCTGTCAAATTTCTCGATCTTGTTCAACTTCATTTATTTTGGTGCTGCTTTTTATTCAGTTACCAGGAAGTTATGGAGCCATTCAATGTTTCTTTACCTTGCTCACATTGTTCTACTGGGAATACTCCTTTTGCTTCAAAACTTTTAATGGAAGGATCTGTCTGAGCATGGTGCTGGTTTTCTTCGTCTTCATATATTATGGAGCTTGTGCTCTCAATACCTCACTTTTGCCAGCTGCCTCATGTTTTCTTTGTTGGGGGTCTTTAGGCTGTCacttatttttttccattttatGGGGATGCGGCGCATATATTTCGAGGTCTTGGTTgtttattatatactatatttggATCTGTCTTtttgtgaataaaaaatttatctaaaaatttatatttttttaaataaatatttttttaactatatttaaataaaaaaataatttatccatattcttttacaCATGAGAAAATAGCTTCAAAATttgttatccatattcttttgtattgttatttttttgaataaattattaaaatttatccatattttttataatattttttatattttttaggttTGAACAAAATGGATGACTGAGTTATTAAACATTAAATGATAGAGGTATTGAAAATGAGAATGGGtcattttaggaataaaattaaatatctactttactaatcgatgaaaaaataatttagtcaCTCTGTAGATGGATAAGATTTTTCTCCATTTCATGGATAAATACTATCTATAGAAAataacttatccatcttgaaaagtaTGAAAATTTGGATAAGTTGGTCAATGAAAAAGTTGATTAACTTTAAAGATCCGTTTGATTAGGAAATAGCTTTTACTATATATATTTGGTTGGAGAAAAAATTACTCCAAAAAATAACAATGAAAAAAGGTTATTATGTTTGATTGAAGATGAATTTACATAGGAATACGacctaatttataaatatacccttcaatataaatatttttttaatattaagataGCATTATCATCTTctattagtttttatataatgattataatcaCATAGTCTTTTATATAGTGCCATctccattttgatttttttttataaaaattttttattgaataaatttggAAAGGCATCAAATAAGTTTGATGATTATATATGTagttttattgaaaatatttttatcaagtatggattaccaccattcaaaaattcataaaatatcaattttttatgatatttattttactttttttctccaaaaaataggCATGGGAcctatcatttttttaattttttttttatatcaaatatgtCAATTTGACGAGaagcttattttttttatatcaaattatcTCCAATCAAATGGACTTTATACTACGTAACTTAATCTATGGCTTGCAAAAGGGTTACCTTTGGCTTGCAATCTTCGAGTCTGAAATAATGTACACCAATCCACCGGTGTGTCGGTGCTACGCCAGACCTAGATCTATGCGGGTCCCTTTCCTGATTTAAATTAGGCGCTCTTTTTCTTTTCCGTTTGAATTGCACTCTGTCGTCCAAGCCCGCCACTATAAATGCCTTGGAACCCCGGTTCTCCACCGAGAGTGTAGCTTCGATGGGGAAGAGAGCATCGGGCAAGGGAACGTCGGCCTGCGCCTCCAGATCCTTCCTCTCTCCGCCCcctttcccttcttcttcctccAAACCCTTCGCCAACTTCGATCTCACTTTCGTCGACGCTTCCTCCAAGAAAACCCTCACCCCGATCCCCTTCCTTCTCTCCTCCCCGTCTCCTCCCCCTAAAACCCTCGCCACCATCTCGGATCTCAAGAGCCTGGCCTCCTCCCACTCGGACTCCATCAAGCGGCGTCTCGATCTCTGCCACTCCGAGACCCTCAAGGAGTTCGATTCCTCCCACACCCGAATCGCCAAAAGGTTCAAGGTAAATCTCGGCTCCTTTTGCTTGGATTGGAGCGGTGATGATCTCATTTCCATAGCTAGGTTTTTACATGAAACTAGTTCTTTTGATATGGCTCCAAGATTTGAATCATACTGGTTAATTTTTTTGTGTGCTCTGGACGTATTGTTTGATAATTACGAGGAACTTTTTATATTGGAGCTCTCTGATTGAATTTGTTGCAACGTTCTGATTTCTTTCGTTTCCATAGATAGATTTCAGATAAGAAACTAGTTTTAATATTCCTCCAAGATTTGGAGTCTCGGATGGAACTTTGCTGTGCTCTGTACAAATTGTTTAAATGTGTTTAGCTTTGAGAAATCTGATGCAGTCTATGATGCTGatgttctttcttttatcttcatAACGAGGATTTTGATCAGAAACTAGTTTAATACGTCTTGATCTGAAATCTTTGCGGTAATCTTGCTTTACTCTGCAGAAACTGTTTGATGATTATGATTATTTCTTTATATTGGAGCAATCTGTTTAATGTTGCAGCAATCTCCTCTTTCTTTGTACTGTCACCCCTTTTCTTTTGGTTTGTCCATAGCTACAGTTTAGACCAGGAATTGTTGTTTGTGTGTACTGTTTTAATTCTTGGTGGATTTTTGCTGTGCTTTTTATAAATGGTTTGGTAATTACAGGGATTATGCAGTTAAGAAGGTTATGGATTTACATCTTGCAATAGGCTCAATGTTACCTGCAACCTTTAATTCCTCAGTGAAGCGATTCTGCTGAGATCTCTGCACTCATCTTAGGGTTTATCTGTGAAATCTTGGCTGATTGCGGAAAGCTTGCTTGCTTGATCGGAAATGGCTTACGGGTTTTTTAAAGCCTCATCTTGTCTCTTTTTCCGAGAATAGGTTTACACATTTTCACTAGGTTTACACATTTTCACTAATGTCACATTTTGCCTTGTACGCGAGTCAAAAGATTCTGAAAATATAAAAAGATGCATATTCTTTTCTCATCTTTAAGAGAAGTTCTGAATTGttctattttcatattttgattTCTGATCCCTGAAAATCCTAGGGAATTGAATTAGTGAATTTGATGAATGAGTGCTCTTCAATAAGACATGTTAATGTATCCCATTTACTGTCCGTTGTTGTTACTTATGCATGGtccttttgattttaatttgatttagttgtGATCATATTTTACACTGCTGATGCTGGTCCTAGTCCTGTTTAGAGAAGAGAGGAAATAATATTAGGTTGTCCCTTGTttgataaattatgaaataaaatGCTGCAATGATTTGTATAGCATCATTAATGTATCTTGCTTGGTATGTAGTTTATCTACAGAAACAACTGTTATTAGGTTCTAATTGACTTtatgaaattaaataaaaaattgagaaaCATTTCCTTCATCGAATACGTGCAATATAAAACAAGAGGCTAGAAATTTTACATCGTTTACATGTTTATCTTTTTATGTGTTTTTGTATTTTCTTTGGTGGTGGTGCTTTTTTTTTAGTGGGAGGGTGTAACTCTGTCTATGTTATGCTTAGTGTATATGTAGCTGGTCCAAGCCCAGAAAGAGGGTTGTGGTTCAAACTATAGCCGCATCCTATGGACATTAATCCTAAAGAGAATTATTGGGGCATTCTCTACTAGCAATGTGTTGCGTCAAACCTTGAGTATGGTAAAAAGTGGAAAGGGTTAAGGAAAAAGATTTTATGTAGCCGACTCAACTAGTTTGGGATTAAGGCTTAGTTGAGTCAAGCAGGGGGCTGGATTAGATAAAGGTCTAGAAAGAATCTATATGATCAGCAAACCTAATGAATAGCAATGGGTACGTCTTATGTTCTAATAGAAGCATGTATGATGTAAGGTTTGTCTTTATAGGCTTGTTAGTCTACTTCCTAACCCTCTTGTATTGTGTTTTTGATATTCTGGTCAAAATTGAAAGATCCAACGCTTTGTGTTTTCCTTTCCACTTGCTTAAGCTGGTGTTTCTTTCCCATTTGTAGCATCAAGAATTTCCAGAGGAACAGATTTCACCATTGATGTTAGTGTATTAATGGGCCATTAGAATATTGTCCTAGTCAGTGCTGAAGTGTCCCTAGCACAGGTAAGCTAAAAGTAAGCAGATGTGATGGCTAAATTTTGAGTTTTAATTAATATTCCTAATAAGCAACTAATTTTCTTGAAGCTTTTCAAGAAATGAGACTTTCTGACCCTGAGGTAATGGATTGTGGTTGCTAAATCCATCTTACAGAGAGATAACAGTTTCTTGGTTGCTAAATCcatcttagagagagagagaacagttTCTTGTAGCTAAAACCTCTATATTGTGATGGGCCTGAATATATTCTTCACTAATGTCTATGCTGGTAGAAGCTTGAGCCACCTCACCAGTAGCTTTTCTAGACTTCCAAAAGATAAACGGCAGTCTCAGCAGGCACAAACAATCATCATCTGTCTGCAGTCTGCAAGCCCTATGCCAGGATTTCTCAGCTGAGGGAGACTATAAGACCTTATGAAATCTAAAACCATACAATTGTCCCTGTTTAAGAGTATAACAGAAATGCTTTGCCAGGACAAACAATCTAGAGTGTTAGCTAGAGATTCTTTTACAAATTACTGTCTTGTCTTATACCATATTCAAGAAAATTCAGCAAAGAttttcatttttcctttttcatctctttcttttctttcctacttttttcttgctgttctttctTTGGGTTCTGTGTGTACATGCAGTAGGGAATGatgataaatttatatatttcaaCTACAAAATATTACAAATGACTGTTTCATGGGGTGATATTGTTTTCTGGTCATCTAGAGGTGAATATGACTGGAACATTTTTGTTCTGATTCAGAAAAAATAAGTGCAGTAAGTTATTTCTCTTAAATGGGTCCAAGTTGAATAAAGACACTTTTTATTCTTTAGTGGATGaaaaaaagtaaagatattctccaAGTTTTATAAAATGTTGACAAGCTTGCTACATAAGCAAAACCATTTAGTTGCAGTTGAAGTCTTGTGGTGATTTCAACCAAATAGTGGGTAttatcttctctctctcccccccccccccccccctctccagATCCAGACTCAAGCTTGCCTGCAGTTGTCAGAGGAAATAGAAAAGGAATATAAGAAGATGTCTGATAGGATCCATGAGAATACGGAATTGATAAAGGTAGACAATGGTCACATAAATATTCGAAACAATCCCCTATTGATTTTCCTTTTCAGTTGCATAATTTGGTTCTGAAAATATATTTTGCAGGCTTCATATGCGGAATTAATTACAGAAGTACATGCTACTGCATCTCGTGGTAAATAAATGAAGAACTGACTTTCCAAATTTCAAATGTTTCTTTCCTTTCCCAGTTGTGTGCTCAAAGACTATTTGCTTGCAAAATAAAGACCTAATGAGCTAATAATACAGATCACAAGGATAAAGTGAAAAATCGTTAAATATTTATGTTTGTCTGATCCTGGGAATTATAGGTGTTTGTTTACAACAGGAAAATGATTAATCACAGTATCAGACCACTCAGTTTTTTGCATTTGCAGTAGCAAGTCAGAagtgggcaaaaaaaaaaaaaatcataatttagcCCTCTATTCAGTTGCAGTTGAAAAATCAGGCAATAGTGCTGGTTCGCTCTATTCCTTTTATAAAACAAGTTTTAGTGGTGTTATCTTGGGAACCTCAAATGATATATCATAAGAAGTATATATAGATAAGCTGATAT includes:
- the LOC105033227 gene encoding uncharacterized protein isoform X1 — encoded protein: MGKRASGKGTSACASRSFLSPPPFPSSSSKPFANFDLTFVDASSKKTLTPIPFLLSSPSPPPKTLATISDLKSLASSHSDSIKRRLDLCHSETLKEFDSSHTRIAKRFKIQTQACLQLSEEIEKEYKKMSDRIHENTELIKASYAELITEVHATASRVYKISIPELAKSMEKAIEGLRSRYKIPAAAV
- the LOC105033227 gene encoding uncharacterized protein isoform X2, giving the protein MGKRASGKGTSACASRSFLSPPPFPSSSSKPFANFDLTFVDASSKKTLTPIPFLLSSPSPPPKTLATISDLKSLASSHSDSIKRRLDLCHSETLKEFDSSHTRIAKRFKIQTQACLQLSEEIEKEYKKMSDRIHENTELIKASYAELITEVHATASRGHNIRTTEGHFVEVLPINFNDGL